A genomic window from Brassica oleracea var. oleracea cultivar TO1000 chromosome C8, BOL, whole genome shotgun sequence includes:
- the LOC106312728 gene encoding U-box domain-containing protein 33 isoform X1 has protein sequence MEKEEAAAAVMEEVIYVAVGRETAKNKSNLTWAIDNSQGNKICIVLVHQPPHMIPVCKFSFSSQYKSKRVNGFDLYFFTYSTVGTRFDAATVDEELVIAYREKQKAKTDKILDEYLRICLKKGVHAEKLCVEMDSIEKGIVKMIHENKVRKLIMGATADKHYSTKMEELRSRKAIFVCQHASPTCCIRFICKGHLIHTRKGRMDEVRALSALLSDFQRLVSSRSSSNSDMLSGSSKVKSGVEEEEGTSRTSSSRSVGTLSYSGGSEASPSVTEDKSNHSSPPPSLPCTGMGLGMISILIHSTKLWHKRAIQNHKLCE, from the exons ATGGAGAAAGAAGAAGCAGCAGCAGCAGTGATGGAGGAGGTAATATACGTTGCCGTGGGGAGAGAAACTGCCAAGAACAAGTCAAATCTAACATGGGCAATAGATAACTCCCAAGGGAACAAGATCTGCATCGTTCTTGTTCACCAACCTCCTCATATGATTCCTGTTTGTAAGTTTTCTTTCTCCTCTCAATACAAATCCAAAAGAGTCAATGGGTTTGATCTTTATTTTTTTACTTATTCCACAGTGGGTACCAGATTTGATGCTGCAACGGTGGATGAAGAGTTAGTGATAGCATATAGAGAAAAGCAAAAGGCTAAAACAGACAAGATTCTTGATGAGTACCTTAGAATTTGCCTGAAGAAAGGG GTCCATGCAGAGAAGCTGTGCGTTGAGATGGACTCCATAGAGAAGGGGATTGTGAAGATGATACATGAGAATAAAGTCAGGAAGTTGATAATGGGAGCAACTGCGGACAAACACTATTCAAC GAAAATGGAGGAACTGAGGTCGAGGAAAGCCATCTTTGTATGCCAACACGCATCTCCTACTTGTTGCATTCGGTTTATCTGCAAAGGACATCTCATCCACACAAG GAAAGGTAGAATGGATGAAGTGAGAGCTCTCTCAGCTCTATTATCCGACTTTCAGCGGCTTGTGTCCTCGCGAAGCAGCTCCAATTCAGATATGCTGAGTGGAAGTTCAAAGGTGAAAAGCGGGGTGGAGGAGGAGGAAGGAACATCAAGAACCAGCTCTTCTCGGTCTGTTGGTACCTTGTCATACTCTGGAGGATCTGAGGCTTCACCAAGTGTAACTGAAGACAAATCAAACCACTCATCTCCTCCTCCCTCTTTACCT